The Herbiconiux sp. SALV-R1 nucleotide sequence TCTTCTCCTCGTAGTAGGCGTGGCACGAGATGTAGTCGACGTCGTCGTAGCTGTGCGTGAGCACGACGCGCTCCCACTCCCCGAAGGTCGGCATGTGCGCGCTCGACGACCCGCACACCACGAGCTCGAGGGAGGGGTCGAAGGCGCGCATGGCCCGCGCCGTCTGCGCGGCGAGCTTGCCGTAGTCGTCGGCGGAGCGGTGACCGAGCTGCCAGGGCCCGTCCATCTCGTTGCCGAGGCACCACATCCGCACGTCGAAGGGGGCGGGGTGCCCATTCGCGGCGCGCTGCTCGGCGAGCGCCGAGCCGCCGCGGAGGTTGCTGTACTCGAGCAGGTCGAGCGCCTCGAGCGTGCCGCGGGTGCCGAGGTTCACGGCGAGCATGAGCTCGCTGCCGACGGTCTCGAGCCACGACGAGAACTCGTGAAGCCCCACCTCGTTGCTCTCGGTCGAGTGCCAGGCCAGGTCGAGCCGGGTCGGCCGGTCGGCGACCGGGCCCACGCTGTCCTCCCACCGGAACCCCGACACGAAGTTGCCGCCGGGGTAGCGGATGGCGCTCACCCCGAGCCCCTTCACGAGCTCGACCACGTCGGTGCGGAAGCCGCGCTCGTCGGCAGCCGGGTGCCCCGGCTCGTAGATGCCGTCGTAGACGCTGCGGCCGAGGTGCTCGACGAACGAGCCGAAGACGCGCCGGTTCACCTCCCCGACGGGCAGGAGGGTGTCGAAGATCAGTCGTGCGGTGGCCATCTCAGCCTTTCAGGGTGGTGGTCGGAGAGGAAGCGGATGCGGCAGACCCGGCACGTGCGCCGAGCGCGTGCTCGCGGAATCGCGCCGCCACGGGGTTCGCCCGGCGCAGCAAGGGCCCGCCCGGGGTGTCGTTCTCGATGAGGTCGAACAGCCCCATGGTGAGCAGGTGCTCCGAGCGCGGGGCGGTGCTGTGCCGGTAGGTCCACTCGTACATGTCGAACAGCGGCCACCAGGTGTAGCCCACCACGAGCAGCCCGTCGGCCCTCGCCGCCTCGACGGCGGCGACCGAGCGGTCGAGCCAGTCGATGCGCGCGGCGGGGGTGTCGGTGACGCAGGTCTCGGTCACCATGACGGGTGCGCCGTAGCGGGTGGCATAGGCCTGCAGCGAGGCGATGAGCCCGTCGGTACCGTGATCGACGGTGGGCCTCGGGTCGGCGAAGCCGCCGCCGTGGGTCACGCCGGCCTCGAACAGCTCGGTCGAGTGCCGCGGGTAGTAATTGACGCCCATCACGTCGGGCTGCACCGCGTTCGCGGCGTACCAGGCGAGGCGGTCGTCGCTCAGGCCGTTCTCGCCGAGCAGGGCGACGAGCGGATGCTCGGGGCCGACGTTCCCGGTCACCAGGTCTTCGACGAGGAAGGCCTGGTGTCGCAGACGTTCCGCCGTCTCGCGATGCTCCGCAGCATCCGTGTCTCCCGCGTAGCGGAGGGTGGCGTCGACGTGCACGAACGACGCCCGGTCGCCGAGCACCTCGGCGATGCCGCGCTGGGTGAGCACGAAGCCGTGAGCGAGCGCGTCGGAGACGGTGACAAGGCCCGAGACGCCGCCGAGGTAGGGCGGCCAGTAGGCGTACTCGCCGCTGAACAGCGCGTGGATCATCGGCTCGTTCACCGGCGTGTAGTCGGTGGCGACGTCGCGGTAGCGCTCGGCCACGGCGACGGCGTACTCCGCCACCCGCTGCGGATAGTCGGGGTGGGCGAACTCGCGCTCGAGCCAGAGCGGCGTGCCGTAGTGCAGCAGGTCGACGACGGGGCGGATGCCGTTCTCGCCAAAGGCCGCCATCGCACGGTCGAGCCACGACCAGTCCCAC carries:
- a CDS encoding family 1 glycosylhydrolase; its protein translation is MTTDHPGRAPHPGPAHPGPAPRWFDDGRLHFGLGVEDTFVPQERAGERAVDEYELTEHYEQVEGDLALAREVGAEFLRWGIPWHRVNPAPGEWDWSWLDRAMAAFGENGIRPVVDLLHYGTPLWLEREFAHPDYPQRVAEYAVAVAERYRDVATDYTPVNEPMIHALFSGEYAYWPPYLGGVSGLVTVSDALAHGFVLTQRGIAEVLGDRASFVHVDATLRYAGDTDAAEHRETAERLRHQAFLVEDLVTGNVGPEHPLVALLGENGLSDDRLAWYAANAVQPDVMGVNYYPRHSTELFEAGVTHGGGFADPRPTVDHGTDGLIASLQAYATRYGAPVMVTETCVTDTPAARIDWLDRSVAAVEAARADGLLVVGYTWWPLFDMYEWTYRHSTAPRSEHLLTMGLFDLIENDTPGGPLLRRANPVAARFREHALGARAGSAASASSPTTTLKG